One segment of Antennarius striatus isolate MH-2024 chromosome 5, ASM4005453v1, whole genome shotgun sequence DNA contains the following:
- the LOC137594839 gene encoding dihydropyridine-sensitive L-type skeletal muscle calcium channel subunit alpha-1-like, which yields MADSSSPPLSSYIMDEETLKRKQKEKLKKLMATGGNPRPARSLLFLTLKNPFRRACISIVEWKPFEIIILLAIFANCVALAVYLPMPEEDSNNTNSNLESLEYIFLIIFSIECFLKIVAYGFLFHADAYLRNCWNILDFVCVSVGLFTVAVDAINHISGVEAPVGEKGGFDMKALRAFRVLRPLRLVSGVPSLQVVMNSILKSMLPLFHITLLVLFMVTIYSIMALELFKCKMHKTCYYIGTNIIATVENEKPSPCAQAGNGRRCTINGTECRDGWPGPNNGITHFDNLGFSMLTVYQCITTQGWTDVLYWVNDAIGMEWPWIYFTTLILVGSFFVLNLVLGVLSGEFTKEREKAKSRGEFQKLRETQQLDEDLKGYMEWITQAEVMDNDQDRHGLLTTENGSSETGSVGKMDTMQLIVYYYKMARKWNRWLRRKCRVYVKSRLFYWWVIMLVFLNTLAIATEHHKQTERLTNWQDNANKFLLSMFALEMFMKMYALGLPSYFMSLFNRFDCFVVSTGIIELIMVHMGFMSVMGISVLRCIRLLRLLKVTKYWTSLSNLVASLLNSVRSIACLLLLLFLFIVIFSLLGMQVFGGKFNFPDRVKPRSTFDSFPQALITVFQILTGEDWNTVMYDGIMAHGGPVMPGILVSLYFIILFVCGNFILLNVFLAIAVDNLAEAESLTLAQKEKAEEKKRKKALRANMPDKATEEKANLAKKLAEQRAKVEGIPTTAKLKIDEFESNVNEIKDPFPPADFPGDDEEEDPEIPESPRPRPMADLQLKEEAVPMPEASSFFIFGPQNKFRKLCHRIINTTTFTNIILLFILLSSISLAAEDPIDPMSFRNQVLTYADIVFTSVFTAEIVLKMTTYGAILHKGSFCRNSFNILDLLVVSVSLLSMGIESSAISVVKILRVLRVLRPLRAINRAKGLKHVVQCVFVAVKTIGNIVLVTMLLDFMFACIGVQLFKGKFYACTDSDKITEETCKGWYIRYQEEALHQMEVRKREWTNSELNFDNILNGMLALFTISTFEGWPKILYKAIDSNLEDQGPVYNNRVAISIFFIIYLILIAFFMMNIFVGFVIVTFQEQGEQEYKNCELDKNQRQCVQYALKARPLRCYIPKNPYQYRVWYIVTSCYFEYLMFLLIMLNTMCLGMQHCSKSDHDSDLSNMLNVIFTVLFTVEMILKLMAFKAKGYFGDPWNVFDFVIVIGSVVDVMLSELDAALDSSGGLYCLHGCAAVDPMQEIASSENMSVSITFFRLFRVMRLVKLLNRSEGIRNLLWTFIKSLQALPYVALLILMLFFIYAVVGMQIFGKIALVDGTYINRNNNFQTFPQAVLLLFRCATGEAWHEVMLACMYGKKCDPKSDHLPMEEYTCGSNFAIIYFMSFYMLCAFLIINLFVAVIMDNFDYLTRDWSILGPQHLDEFKKIWAEYDPEATGRIKHLDVVTLLRRIPPPLGFGKFCPHRIACKRLVSMNMPLNSDGTVTFNATLFALVRTALKIKTEGNFEQANEELRGIIKKIWKRTSMKLLDQVIPPIGDDEVTVGKFYATFLIQDYFRKMKKRQEEYYGYRPTKNSATNEIQAGLRNIEEEVAPELHRTISGDLMTEEEMERAAEEAAEEGLFRGQGSLYGNHLDPFSVDSETRPATSQWPVEGVPNTSNINSNTSHSHY from the exons ATGGCCGACAGCAGCAGCCCTCCATTGTCCTCCTACATCATGGATGAGGAAACTctgaagaggaaacaaaaggagaaGCTGAAGAAGCTGATGGCGACAGGAGGAAACCCCAGACCCGCACGGTCCCTCCTGTTCCTGACCCTGAAGAACCCGTTCCGTCGGGCCTGCATTAGCATCGTGGAATGGAA ACCCTTTGAAATCATCATCCTTCTGGCCATCTTTGCCAACTGTGTGGCGCTGGCCGTGTACCTGCCCATGCCAGAGGAGGACAGCAACAACACCAACAGCAACCTG GAAAGCCTGGAGtacatcttcctcatcatcttctCTATCGAATGTTTCCTGAAGATCGTCGCTTACGGTTTTCTATTCCATGCAGATGCATATTTAAGAAACTGTTGGAACATTCtggattttgtttgtgtgtctgttgg CCTGTTCACTGTGGCTGTGGATGCCATTAACCACATCAGTGGAGTCGAGGCTCCGGTTGGAGAAAAAGGTGGCTTTGACATGAAAGCTCTGCGAGCATTCAGGGTCCTCCGACCACTCAGGCTAGTCTCTGGAGTTCCCA GCCTGCAGGTGGTGATGAACTCCATCCTGAAGTCCATGCTGCCTCTTTTTCACATCACTCTGCTGGTCTTGTTCATGGTCACCATTTACTCCATCATGGCCTTGGAGCTCTTCAAGTGCAAAATGCATAAGACCTGCTACTACATTGGCACAA ACATCATTGCTACGGTGGAGAACGAGAAGCCGTCTCCATGCGCCCAAGCAGGGAATGGTCGCCGCTGCACCATCAATGGTACAGAGTGTCGAGATGGTTGGCCAGGCCCAAATAACGGAATCACCCACTTTGACAACCTGGGGTTTTCTATGCTGACTGTCTACCAATGTATAACCACCCAGGGGTGGACAGATGTCCTATATTGG GTAAATGATGCCATAGGAATGGAGTGGCCATGGATCTACTTCACTACACTCATCCTGGTCGGCTCCTTCTTTGTGCTCAACCTGGTTCTGGGCGTCCTCAGTGG CGAATTCACTAAGGAACGAGAGAAGGCCAAGTCCAGAGGGGAGTTTCAAAAGCTGAGAGAAACCCAGCAGCTTGATGAAGATCTCAAAGGTTACATGGAATGGATCACTCAGGCTGAGGTCATGGACAATGATCAGGACAGACACG GTCTGCTCACCACAGAAAACGGAAGTTCAGAAACCGGAAGCGTTGGTAAAATGGATACCATGCAGCTGATCGTCTATTACTA TAAGATGGCGCGAAAGTGGAATCGTTGGTTGCGTCGTAAATGTAGAGTGTACGTGAAATCCAGGCTGTTCTACTGGTGGGTCATCATGCTCGTCTTCCTCAACACGCTGGCCATCGCCACAGAACACCACAAGCAGACGGAGAGACTCACAAACTGGCAAG ACAATGCCAACAAGTTCTTGCTGTCCATGTTCGCCCTGGAGATGTTCATGAAGATGTACGCCCTCGGCCTGCCCTCCTACTTTATGTCGCTCTTCAACCGCTTTGACTGCTTCGTGGTGTCCACTGGCATCATAGAGCTCATCATGGTTCACATGGGCTTCATGTCCGTCATGGGGATCTCTGTGTTACGCTGCATCCGCCTCCTCCGCTTGCTCAAGGTCACCAA ATACTGGACATCTCTCAGTAATCTGGTGGCCTCCCTCTTGAACTCTGTGCGGTCCATCGCCTGCTTgttgctgctcctcttcctcttcattgtCATCTTTTCCCTGTTGGGTATGCAGGTATTTGGAGGGAAGTTCAACTTTCCAGACAGGGTGAAACCTCGCAGCACCTTTGATAGTTTCCCACAGGCCCTCATCACCGTCTTCCAG ATTCTGACAGGTGAAGACTGGAACACCGTCATGTACGATGGCATCATGGCCCACGGAGGACCAGTCATGCCTGGAATTCTAGTCAGCCTTTACTTCATCATCCTCTTTGTTTGTGGAAACT TTATCCTTTTGAATGTTTTCCTCGCCATTGCTGTTGATAACCTAGCAGAGGCGGAGTCTCTGACTTTGGCACAAAAAGAGAAAGCTGAGGAGAAAAAACGCAAGAAAGCACTCAG GGCCAACATGCCTGACAAGGCAACAGAGGAGAAAGCAAACCTAGCAAAGAAGTTAGCTGAGCAAAGAGCCAAGGTAGAAGGCATTCCTACGACCGCCAAG CTAAAAATCGATGAGTTTGAGTCTAACGTCAATGAAATCAAGGATCCTTTCCCTCCAGCAGACTTCCCTG gtgatgatgaggaggaggacccTGAGATCCCGGAAAGCCCCAGACCTCGTCCAATGGCTGACCTGCAACTGAAGGAGGAAGCGGTGCCAATGCCAGAAGCCAGCTCATTTTTTATCTTTGGACCACAGAACAA GTTCAGGAAGCTCTGCCACCGCATTATCAATACAACTACTTTCACCaacatcatcctcctcttcatcctcctatCATCTATTTCTTTAGCTGCTGAGGATCCCATCGACCCCATGTCTTTCAGGAACCAG GTGTTGACCTACGCCGATATAGTTTTCACTTCAGTGTTCACAGCAGAAATTGTGCTCAAG ATGACCACATATGGCGCCATTCTTCACAAAGGCTCCTTCTGCCGGAATTCTTTCAACATCTTGGACCTGCTGGTGGTCAGCGTCTCTCTCCTCTCAATGGGCATTGA ATCCAGTGCTATCTCAGTGGTGAAGATTTTGAGGGTGTTGAGGGTCCTCCGGCCCCTGAGGGCCATCAATAGGGCCAAGGGCTTGAAG CACGtggtccagtgtgtgtttgttgcggTAAAGACCATTGGGAACATCGTCTTGGTCACCATGCTGCTGGACTTCATGTTCGCCTGCATTGGAGTCCAACTTTTCAAA GGAAAGTTCTACGCCTGCACAGATTCTGACAAGATAACCGAGGAAACATGCAA AGGATGGTACATAAGGTACCAGGAGGAAGCACTTCACCAGATGGAGGTCCGTAAGAGGGAATGGACCAACTCTGAACTAAACTTTGACAACATCCTGAATGGAATGCTGGCTCTCTTCACCATCTCCACTTTTGAAGGATGGCCAAA GATACTTTACAAAGCCATCGATTCGAACTTGGAAGACCAAGGTCCGGTGTACAACAACCGAGTGGCCATCTcaatcttcttcatcatctacCTCATCCTCATTGCCTTCTTCATGATGAATATATTCGTTGGCTTCGTCATCGTCACATTCCAGGAACAAGGAGAGCAGGAGTATAAAAACTGTGAGCTGGATAAAAACCAG CGTCAGTGTGTGCAGTATGCTCTCAAAGctcgacccctgaggtgttACATCCCCAAAAACCCGTACCAGTATCGGGTGTGGTACATCGTCACCTCCTGCTACTTTGAGTACCTAATGTTCCTGCTCATCATGCTCAACACCATGTGTTTGGGAATGCAG CACTGCAGCAAATCCGATCACGACTCCGACCTTTCCAACATGCTGAACGTGATCTTCACCGTCCTCTTCACCGTAGAGATGATCCTCAAGCTCATGGCCTTCAAAGCCAAG ggTTACTTTGGAGACCCCTGGAATGTCTTTGACTTCGTCATCGTTATTGGAAGTGTTGTGGACGTGATGCTGAGCGAACTTGAT GCAGCACTGGACTCCTCTGGAGGACTTTACTGTCTCCACGGCTGCGCC GCAGTGGATCCCATGCAGGAGATCGCT tCCTCTGAGAACATGAGTGTGTCGATCACCTTCTTCCGACTCTTTCGCGTGATGCGTCTGGTGAAGCTTTTGAATCGCTCTGAGGGCATCCGGAACCTGCTGTGGACCTTCATCAAATCCCTTCAG gcTCTTCCTTATGTGgcgctcctcatcctcatgcTGTTCTTTATATACGCAGTGGTAGGAATGCAG ATATTTGGTAAAATCGCGTTGGTTGACGGAACGTACATCAACAGGAACAACAACTTCCAGACCTTCCCGCAGGCTGTTTTGCTGTTATTCAG GTGTGCTACGGGGGAGGCGTGGCATGAGGTGATGTTAGCGTGCATGTATGGGAAGAAGTGTGACCCCAAGTCAGATCACCTGCCTATGGAGGAGTACACCTGTGGATCCAACTTTGCCATCATCTACTTCATGAGTTTCTACATGCTCTGTGCCTTTCTG ATCATCAACTTGTTTGTGGCCGTCATCATGGACAACTTTGACTACCTGACACGTGATTGGTCCATCCTGGGCCCACAGCACCTGGACGAATTCAAGAAAATCTGGGCAGAATATGATCCCGAGGCCAC GGGCCGTATTAAGCATCTTGATGTTGTGACTCTCCTGAGGAGAATACCTCCCCCGTTGGGTTTTGGAAAGTTCTGTCCGCATCGCATCGCCTGCAAG AGATTGGTGTCCATGAATATGCCTCTTAACAGTGATGGAACTGTTACCTTTAACGCCACACTGTTCGCCCTGGTGAGAACTGCACTGAAGATAAAGACAGAAG GTAATTTTGAACAGGCCAATGAGGAGCTGAGAGGAATTATCAAGAAGATCTGGAAGCGCACCAGCATGAAACTTCTGGATCAGGTCATTCCACCTATTGGAG ACGATGAGGTGACGGTGGGAAAGTTCTACGCCACCTTCCTGATCCAGGATTACTTCAGGAAAATGaagaagagacaggaagaaTACTATGGCTACCGGCCCACCAAGAATAGCGCTACAAATGAGATACAA GCAGGATTGCGGAACATTGAGGAGGAGGTAGCTCCAGAGCTCCATCGAACCATCTCTGGAGACCTCATGACTGAAGAAGAGATGGAGCGAGCTGCTGAAGAAGCTGCTGAGGAGGGCTTGTTCAGG ggaCAAGGAAGTCTTTACGGAAATCACCTGGATCCCTTTTCTGTGGATAGCGAGACCAGACCAGCTACGAGCCAATGGCCGGTAGAGGGAGTCCCCAACACCAGTAACATCAACAGCAACACCAGTCACAG CCATTATTAG
- the LOC137594842 gene encoding membrane-spanning 4-domains subfamily A member 4A-like, translated as MPVTTSTEKLVVVTHVHQIPQRGEHQLPLGTSKFGLGQPLVLGSIQIMIGLFQLLFGITMTIDADSLGVFSGIFVWGSLIYIIAGSLTVSAGKSFNRCLVNGALGVSVVAAIVSTCAIILYIMDAAFQMFGYCPDAYDCHLYITRMKGFSIMMTVLHFLMLGVSIAIAGYACNATCRCNTETVTYVKELEEQPQHLTGLPGYESVIADHPVLTP; from the exons ATGCCTGTAACCACTTCAACAGAAAAGCTGGTGGTCGTCACCCATGTGCACCAAATACCTCAGAGGGGGGAACACCAGCTCCCTTTGGGCACCAGCAAGTTTGGCCTGGGCCAGCCTCTGGTTCTCGGG AGCATTCAGATCATGATCGGTCTGTTCCAGCTGCTCTTTGGGATCACCATGACCATCGATGCCGACTCACTGGGAGTCTTCAGTGGAATATTTGTCTGGGGGTCTCTGATC TACATCATCGCTGGATCTCTGACGGTGTCCGCCGGAAAATCCTTCAACCGCTGTCTG GTGAATGGCGCTCTGGGTGTCAGTGTCGTGGCAGCCATTGTTTCCACCTGTGCCATTATCCTCTACATTATGGATGCAGCCTTTCAGATGTTTGGATATTGCCCTGATGCCTATGACTGCCATTTATATATA ACGCGGATGAAGGGCTTTTCAATCATGATGACTGTTTTGCATTTCTTAATGTTGGGCGTATCAATCGCCATTGCAGGATATGCCTGCAATGCTACTTGCAGATGTAACACAGAG ACAGTGACGTACGTTAAGGAACTGGAAGAACAACCTCAGCATCTGACTGGGCTTCCAGGATACGAAAGTGTCATCGCCGACCATCCTGTTCTGACGCCCTGA
- the ldlrad2 gene encoding low-density lipoprotein receptor class A domain-containing protein 2, which yields MMEEVEVSQQRLLVLLLLLGPMNQCCSAIETVNVVDFCGQTIRGDGMIVNSHQESKKYYFVTMGTDCHLTMQASSPKDKVQFHFRFFLVYSLLRVAPLSPAPAFPESPRGSAPLNPRLDPTSDEGSVDPCHAGSYIQFYDGQDRVSPPLGPPLCGKSPPRPVLSTGNYLTLRLVTRGTQPRVDFVGDFTSFRLGFNQSECSSEPYFTCRNGKCIPLSLVCDDKGIDNCGDGSDLEENLRTGCKAGQLLPPEPSPAMATSPAPFATLPTVPVPPHMNCSGPNSAPSSESVTDSPVSLSLLVLYILLGVVVGSLVLCWCCWSPGWFPWRVSICRFLPCCNSVCASCQLCTHSCTNGKEHRLAKVTPQPPINGDCLGTSATADGGEENATMSGV from the exons atgatggaggaggtggaggtctCCCAGCAGCGCCTGCTGGTGTTGCTGCTCCTGCTCGGCCCAATGAATCAGTGCTGCTCCGCCATCGAGACCG TAAACGTCGTCGACTTCTGCGGCCAAACAATTCGGGGCGATGGAATGATCGTCAATTCCCATCAGGAATCCAAGAAGTACTACTTTGTGACCATGGGGACCGACTGCCACCTCACCATGCAGGCCAGTTCCCCCAAAGACAAGGTCCAGTTCCACTTTCGCTTCTTCTTGGTCTACAGCTTACTTCGAGTGGCCCCTCTCAGCCCAGCCCCTGCCTTCCCAGAGTCCCCTcgtggctccgcccctctcaACCCCAGACTGGATCCCACATCTGATGAAGGTTCTGTGGACCCGTGCCATGCCGGCTCGTACATCCAGTTCTATGATGGGCAGGACAGAGTCTCCCCTCCTCTTGGGCCTCCTCTGTGTGGGAAGAGCCCACCCCGACCAGTGCTGTCCACAGGAAACTACCTGACCCTGAGGCTGGTGACCCGGGGGACTCAGCCCAGAGTGGACTTTGTGGGGGACTTCACCTCCTTCAGACTGG GTTTTAACCAATCAGAGTGCAGCAGTGAGCCTTATTTCACCTGCAGGAATGGGAAGTGTATCCCTCTCAGTCTGGTGTGTGATGATAAGGGCATCGACAACTGTGGGGATGGAAGTGACTTGGAGGAAAACCTGAGGACAGGCTGTAAAG CAGGCCAGCTTCTACCTCCTGAACCTTCACCAGCAATGGCAACCTCACCTGCACCCTTCGCGACTCTACCCACAGTGCCAGTGCCTCCACATATGAACTGCAGTGGGCCAAACAGCGCCCCTAGTTCGGAATCGGTTACAG ACTCCCCCGTCTCCCTGTCCCTGCTGGTCCTCTACATCCTCCTGGGAGTTGTGGTGGGCAGCTTGGTActctgctggtgctgctggtcgCCTGGTTGGTTCCCCTGGCGCGTCAGCATCTGTCGCTTCCTACCATGCTGCAACTCGGTCTGTGCCTCCTGCCAGCTCTGCACCCACAGTTGTACCAACGGCAAAGAGCACCGACTGGCCAAGGTCACTCCGCAACCACCCATCAACGGGGACTGCTTGGGCACGTCGGCCACCGCCGACGGCGGGGAGGAAAACGCCACCATGTCAGGTGTCTAA
- the apobec2a gene encoding C->U-editing enzyme APOBEC-2a yields the protein MADKSHSLTRKKERTEAVEENKDAKQVRNEGTNTGGEAPADGADGAADGAQGADFPVEPMELPPFEIIVGDRIDPLSFKFQFKNVEYSSGRNKTFLCYLMDRVGTADGLLRGYLEDEHAGPHAEEAFFGQCLPQYDPAAKYTITWYVSSSPCSACAAKITEVLKAKKNVKLSVFAARLFEWEDEEIQAGLKALHAAGCKLRIMKPLDFSYTWDTFVENEDQPLNLWEDCKENYEFYQDKLADILQ from the exons ATGGCCGACAAAAGTCATTCGCTAacgagaaaaaaagagagaacagaGGCCGTCGAAGAAAACAAGGATGCGAAACAAGTGAGGAATGAAGGAACAAATACCGGGGGCGAGGCGCCGGCGGACGGCGCAGACGGGGCGGCAGACGGAGCTCAAGGTGCAGACTTCCCTGTGGAGCCCATGGAGCTGCCTCCGTTTGAAATCATTGTTGG ggaccGGATCGATCCGCTGTCGTTTAAGTTCCAGTTCAAGAATGTGGAGTACTCTTCAGGGCGTAACAAGACCTTTCTGTGCTACCTGATGGACAGAGTGGGTACCGCCGACGGGCTGCTGAGGGGTTACCTGGAGGATGAGCACGCTGGCCCCCACGCCGAGGAGGCCTTCTTCGGACAGTGCCTGCCTCAATACGACCCCGCTGCCAAATACACCATCACCTG GTACGTGTCGTCCAGTCCCTGCTCCGCCTGCGCCGCAAAGATCACCGAGGTGTTGAAGGCCAAGAAGAACGTCAAGTTGAGTGTCTTCGCTGCTCGGCTGTTTGAGTGGGAGGACGAGGAGATCCAGGCCGGGCTGAAGGCCCTGCACGCTGCTGGTTGTAAGCTGAGGATCATGAAGCCCCTGGACTTCTCCTACACCTGGGACACGTTCGTGGAGAACGAGGATCAACCTCTGAACCTTTGGGAAGACTGCAAGGAAAACTACGAGTTCTACCAGGACAAGCTGGCCGACATCCTGCAGTGA